In Amphiura filiformis unplaced genomic scaffold, Afil_fr2py scaffold_22, whole genome shotgun sequence, one genomic interval encodes:
- the LOC140143469 gene encoding uncharacterized protein — protein MVIFFFVIFICRTMVHLAAAEDADFICPVDILPDDVLLIIFSFVTLIDRAAIARVCTRWNVLIRTGCLWKSINLTLRQKFPPNSNTVLCFLETYATNSLQTLILPHVDDDILRYLKRNCMRLTTLRADVTEDVDLVGLPTSLKELHLAWPSHIHNIREELQEVNANEPVLCIKWGPYTPMTNLQSLTVTHMVFSPELFQQLSSCSTLKHLHIDNCCGLAEDGIEAVTRSLSHLKTFWLDMCSYGVQNLNGILHQIVRNLTKISDLRITFVPINTSSEQEEQTPANLFFNQLMNCRHLNRLHLQGITGLSAQNISRFLQECRQINSLSLKWCGSIADDVLATIFKNGTNLHTIELLPCSKISDGGMESMSHHLVVQNVKLNYCQNVTLPQVLKTVVTLPKVKQVEVGIYQQPLKASREEFDAVKKLKPSLTVDVQKFSVCIAKK, from the exons ATGGTTATTTTCTTCTTTGTTATTTTCATTTGCAGAACCATGGTTCATTTAGCAGCTGCTGAAGATGCAGATTTCATCTGTCCAGTAGACATACTACCCGATGATGTCCTGCTTATTATATTTTCCTTTGTCACACTCATCGACAGAGCAGCAATTGCCAG GGTCTGTACAAGGTGGAATGTACTTATCAGAACCGGATGCTTATGGAAGTCCATCAATCTTACCTTGAGACAAAAGTTTCCGCCTAATTCTAACACCGTCCTGTGCTTCTTAGAAACATACGCAACCAACTCCTTGCAAACGCTTATTCTACCACACGTCGATGACGACATACTGAGGTACCTGAAAAGAAATTGTATGCGACTAACAACTCTCCGCGCAGATGTCACCGAAGATGTTGATTTGGTTGGGTTGCCAACGTCTTTGAAGGAGCTTCATCTTGCATGGCCATCACATATACACAATATTAGAGAGGAGCTACAGGAAGTGAACGCCAACGAACCAGTGTTATGTATCAAGTGGGGACCATACACACCAATGACGAACCTTCAAAGTCTCACAGTTACGCATATGGTATTTTCCCCAGAACTGTTTCAACAACTAAGTTCTTGTTCCACGCTCAAACATCTCCATATCGACAACTGCTGCGGTCTTGCTGAAGACGGCATTGAGGCTGTAACACGTAGTTTATCACACTTAAAAACCTTCTGGCTTGATATGTGTTCTTATGGCGTCCAAAATTTGAATGGTATTTTGCATCAGATTGtaagaaatttgacaaaaatatcagaTCTCCGCATTACATTTGTGCCAATAAATACGTCTTCTGAACAAGAGGAGCAGACGCCAGCAAATTTGTTTTTCAATCAACTAATGAACTGTCGTCATTTAAATCGCCTACATTTGCAAGGTATAACTGGACTCTCCGCGCAAAATATTTCCCGCTTTTTACAGGAATGCCGCCAAATCAATTCGCTTAGTTTAAAATGGTGTGGATCAATCGCAGACGATGTTCTTGccactattttcaaaaatggtacGAACTTGCACACAATAGAGTTATTGCCCTGTAGTAAGATTTCAGACGGCGGAATGGAATCGATGTCACATCACCTTGTAGTGCAAAATGTTAAGTTAAATTACTGTCAAAATGTGACATTGCCACAAGTATTGAAAACGGTTGTGACTTTACCGAAAGTGAAGCAAGTTGAAGTTGGAATTTATCAGCAACCTCTGAAGGCATCGAGGGAAGAGTTTGATGCCGTCAAAAAATTGAAACCAAGCTTGACTGTggatgtgcaaaaattttcagtGTGTATTGCAAAGAAGTAA